In a genomic window of Allomeiothermus silvanus DSM 9946:
- a CDS encoding sulfite dehydrogenase (cytochrome) subunit SorB: MHKAYFALALFGLLALAQSEGDTGLAEAGSYTPGPLGQITQPLPTPAGEGSVYRVGAYPLYTPELADGPGKDLVQGYCQVCHSTTYITMQPPLPAATWQAEVTKMINTYGAQIPEDAAKAITAYLQAHYTPETRK; encoded by the coding sequence ATGCATAAGGCTTATTTCGCTTTAGCCCTTTTCGGCCTCTTGGCCCTGGCCCAAAGCGAAGGCGATACGGGCCTCGCGGAGGCCGGCAGCTACACCCCAGGCCCCTTGGGCCAGATCACCCAGCCCCTGCCCACCCCCGCGGGAGAGGGCTCGGTGTACCGCGTAGGGGCCTACCCCCTCTACACCCCAGAGCTGGCCGATGGCCCCGGAAAGGATCTGGTGCAGGGCTACTGCCAGGTCTGCCACAGCACCACCTACATCACCATGCAGCCCCCGCTGCCCGCGGCTACGTGGCAAGCTGAGGTCACCAAGATGATCAACACCTACGGGGCCCAGATCCCCGAGGATGCTGCTAAGGCTATCACCGCCTATCTGCAAGCCCACTACACCCCGGAGACCCGCAAATGA